In the Sinomonas cyclohexanicum genome, TGCCCAGGCCGCCGACTTCCAGGCCTACCTGCGCCGCACGAAGCCCGCGGCCGTGGTCGAGGGAGACTGGCCTGTCCTTGCGCCGCACGACGCGGGCCAGGCCGGGTTCTGAGGCGGCGGGCCGCAGGCCCTGGAAGGGCGGCGGCCGCGGCGTCGTGCGCAACGTGATGAGACGGAACTCACAGCGCGATCCCGGAAACCCGCGCGGACAACAGCGTGCGTACGGATTCAGCCGCACTCCGCGCGGGCACCGCGCGCAGAGACACCCTATCCTCTACGCCGAAGATCCTTCGGAGAATGACGCAATGTTGCGGAATGCGTTCTGCGACGGGACCAAAAGCGCCGGTGGCTCATAATGGAATGCAGCCCAGACGCCCTCGACGTGCCGACCGCACGTCGACCACGCGCGTCCTGCTGCGTTGTTCTCACCAGAAAGCGAAGGCTCCATGAAGCTCAAGTCCCCCAAGTGGCTTGCCGTGCCCGCCGCGGCCATCCTCGCGCTGACCCTCGCGGCCTGCGGCGGTGGGTCGGCCACCCCGTCGGGCTCTCCGACCGATGCGCTCAAGGGCAGCGACCAGCAGGCCCTCGACAAGTACACGACCGCAACGGTGACGCCCGTGGACAAGATCGACACGTCCAAGCTGGGCCTCATCACGCCGGGCACCATCAAGGTCGGCACGCTCTCGGACGCCCCGCCGAACATCTTCATCGACAAGGACGGCAACTTCACGGGCTACGACAACGAGCTCCTGAAGGCCATGGCCGCCAAGCTCGGGCTCAAGGTCGAGTTCGTCTCGACCAAGTTCCAGAGCCTCCTCGCCCAGGTCAGCACCAAGCAGTTCGACATGGGCTCGTCCTCCATCTCCACGACGGATGCCCGCCGCGAGACCGTGGCCTTCACCAATGGCTACGACTTCGGCTACATGGCGATCGTGGTCAAGGACGGCGCGAAGGTGAAGACGTTCGACGACCTCAAGGCCGGCGTCCGCATCGGCGTGGTCCAGGGCACCGTCCAGGATGACTTCGTGACGAACACGCTCAAGCTGGACCCGGTCCGCTTCCCGGACTACAACACGGTCTACGCGAGCGTGAAGAGCGGCCAGGTCGACGCGTGGGTCGCCCCGTCGCAGCAGGCCGAAGGCCAGGTCAAGGCCGGCGACGGAACCACCATCGCCCAGAAGAAGGTCAACACGCAGAACTTCACGGCCTACGCCGTGGCGAAGGACAACCAGCCGCTCGTCGACGCGCTCAACTCCGCGCTCGACGCCGTGGTGGCGGACGGCACGTGGTCGAAGCTCACGGCCCAGTGGTACCCGGACCGTCCCACGCTGAAGGAACAGACCCCCGAGGGCTGGAAGCCGGGCAGCAAGGCCGTCCAGGTCGGCACTGCCAAGTAGCACTGACCTAGTCGACAGACAGGGGCCACATGGATTACCTGACGAAACTCGGTGAGACCTTCTTCAACTGGAAGGTGATCGGCGAGGTCCTGCCGCAGCTGTTCACGGTCGGCCTGCCGAACACGCTCGTGCTCGCGCTCGCCTCCGGCGTCATCGGCACGGTGCTCGGCATGCTGCTCGCGCTCATGGGCATCGCTCGCAATCCGGTGGCGCGGTGGATCGCCCGGGTGTACACGGACGTGTTCCGCGGACTCCCGGCGATCCTCACCATCCTGGCCATCGGGCTGGGGTTCGGGCCGATCGTGCGTGAGCTCACCGGTGTCACCAGCCCGTACCCGCTGGGGATCGCGGCGCTCTCGCTCATCTCGGCCGCGTACATCGGCGAGATCTTCCGCTCGGGCATCCAGAGCGTCGAGAAGGGCCAGCTCGAGGCGGCGCGCGCGCTGGGCTTCGGCTATGGGCCGTCGATGCGCCTGATCGTGGTGCCGCAGGGGGTGCGCCGAGTGTTGCCGGCCCTCGTGAACCAGTTCATCGCGCTCATCAAGGACTCCTCGCTCGTCTTCACGCTCGGGCTGCTCTCGAGCGAGCGCGAGCTGTTCCAGATCGGACAGGACGAGGCCGCCCGCACGGGCAACCTTTCGGGCTACGTCGCGGCAGCGATCTTCTACCTGGCCATGACGATCCCGCTCACGCACCTCGTGAACTGGATCGACGCGCGGCTGCGCACCGGCCGTGCCCAGAGCCGCGCCGAGAAGGCGGAACCGGACGAGGCGGCGGCAGTCGTCGGAAAGGGAGCGGAATGACGAGCCAGTTCTCCTCCGGTTCTCTCGAGGCCAGGGGCATCCACCTCGCGTTCGGGAGCAACCGGGTGCTGCGGGGCATCGACCTCAAGGTCCCCTCGGGGACCACGGCGTCTGTCATCGGGCCTTCGGGATCCGGCAAATCCACGCTCCTGCGGGTGATGAACCGGCTGATCGAGCCCCAAGCCGGGGACATCCTCCTCGACGGCAAGTCCGTCCTCAAGGACAATCCCGACGAGCTGCGTCGCCGCATTGGCATGGTCTTCCAGCAGTTCAACCTGTTCCCGCACAAGACGGTCGGCGACAACGTGGCCTTCGCGCTGCGCAAGCTCCGCAGGATGTCCAGGGATCAGGCGCGCGATGAGGCCCTCAAGCAGCTGGACCTCGTCGGGCTCAAGCACAAGGCCGACGTCCGGCCTGCCACGCTCTCGGGCGGCCAGCAGCAGCGCGTCGCGATCGCACGTGCCCTCGCCATGGAGCCCGAGGTGATGTTCTTCGACGAGGCCACGTCCGCCCTCGACCCCGAGCTCGTCAAGGGCATCCTCGCCCTCATGGCGGACCTCGCGACGGGCGGGATGACCATGGTCGTCGTGACCCACGAGATGGGCTTCTCCCGCAACGTCTCGGACTCGGTGTCCTTCATGGACGGCGGCGTCGTGGTCGAGTCGGGTGCCCCGGCGCAGCTGTTCGACGACCCGCAGACGGACCGGCTCAAGCGCTTCCTCAGCGACGTCCTCTGACGCTCGCCGAGCGCAGCGACGGGCGACGCCGGCACTCACCGCGAGTGCCGACGTCGCCCGTTTCGCATCCCTAGAGCGGCAGGCCGCCAGCGCCCTTGAGGTCCCGCATCACGATCGTCGAGGTGAGCTTCGCGACGCCCGGGAGCGCCGCGAGGTGCTGGTCATAGAGGCGCTGGTAGCCAGGGAGGTCCTCTGCGACACAGCGCAGGAGGAAGTCCGGGTCTCCGAACAGCCGGTAGCCCTCGATGATCTGCGGCTCCGCGACCACGGCGTCCTCGAAGGCACGGATCGCGTCGGTCGAGGTCTCGCGAAGGGTCACGAACACCATGGCTCCGAACCCCAGGCCGACCTTCGCCGGATCGACCTCGGCACGGTAGCCCCGGATCACCCCGCTTGATTCGAGCTCCTTGAGCCGGCGGTGGCACGGCGCCACGGTGAGGCCCACCTCTGAGGCGAGTGCGGTGGCCGTCATGCGCCCGTCGCGCTGGAGCTCACGCAAAATACTTCTATCGATTGCGTCGATCACCGTCATAATATATCTCTGCCAACCGTTCCGAGCGAGGAATAGGTGAGCACTTCGCGCGGGAATCTCCGTACTCTTGCGGCATGGACCTGACCCCGCTGTTCGGCTTCGCCGCCATCTCCCTGACTCTGGCGCTCACCCCCGGCGCCGACTGGGCGTACACGATCGCCGCGGGCCTCCGCCCGGGCTCGCCGGCGCCCTCGGTCGCGGGGCTGTGCGCGGGCTACGTGGTGCACACGGCCCTCGTCGCGGCAGGGCTCGGGATGCTGCTCGCCGCTCGGCCGGACCTCGTCGCATGGCTCTCCGTGGCGGGCGCGCTGTACCTGCTGTGGCTCGGGTTCACGACGGCGCGCGGCTGGCGGGCCGCCGGCTTCACCGCCGCGCCAGCAGCCTCCCTGCCGTCCGGCGAGCCGCTCGACGCCGCCGTGCGCCCTCGGGGCGCGGTGCGCGACTTCCTCCTCGGCCTCGGCACGAGCGGGATCAACCCGAAGGCCCTCCTGCTCTTCGCGGCCGTCATGCCGCAGTTCATCCGTCCCGAGTCCCCGCTGCCTGTGGTCGCGCAGACGACGGCCATGGGGCTCACCCATCTGGGGTTCACCGTGGTGGTCTACAGCCTCGTCGCCGTGGGCGCGCGCCGGCTCCTTGCCGCCAGGCCGCGGCGTGCCCAAACCGTGACGCTCGTGAGCGGCGTCCTGATGCTCGTCATCGGCGGGGCGCTGCTCGCGGAGCAGGCCGTGGCCCTCGCGGGCGGCTGGATCGCCTAGCGCCCAAGAACCTTTACGCCCCCGGGAGGGCCGCCGCGGCGGCCCTGGCGGCCGCCGGAAGGGCGTCGACCACGCGGTTCATGGCGGCGTCGTCGTGGGCCGCGGAGAGGAACCAGGCCTCGAAGACGCTCGGCGGCAGGTACACGCCGGAGTCCAGCATCGAGTGGAAGAACGGACCGTAGCGGAACGCCTCCTGCGCCTGGGCATCGGCGTAGTCCCGCACCCCATGCTTGGACGTGCCGAACGCGACGGAGAACAGGTTCCCGGCCCGCTGGATCGAGTGGTCCACGCCCTCGGCCGCGAGCGCCGCCGACAGCGCCGCGGACAGCTCGGCCGACCGGGCGTCGATGTGCGCGTACACCGCGTCGGTCGCGAGCGAGAGCGTCGCGACGCCCGCCGCCATCGCCACCGGGTTCCCGGAGAGCGTGCCGGCCTGGTAGACGGGCCCGAGCGGGGCGAGGTAGTCCATGATCTCGGCGCGGCCGCCGAGGGCGGCGACGGGCATGCCGCCGCCGATCACCTTGCCGAACGTGAACAGGTCCGGGGCCCAGCCCTCGCGCTGACCCGTGAGCCCCCAGTAGCCACCGGGGCCAACGCGGAAGCCGGTGAGGACCTCGTCCATGATCAGCAGCGCGCCGTGCTCGGCGGTAACGCGGCGCAGGCCCTCGTTGAAGCCCTCCCCCGGGGTCACCACGCCCATGTTGGCCGGCGCGGCCTCCGTGATGACGGCCGCGATCCGGTGGCCGTGCTCGGCGAACGCGGCCTCCACGGCGTCAAGGTCGTTGTACGGCAGGACGAGCGTCTCCGCGGCCGTCGCGGCCGTGACGCCCGCGGACCCGGGAAGGGCGAGCGTCGCGACGCCCGAGCCGGCCGCCGCGAGCAGCCCGTCCACGTGCCCGTGGTAGCAGCCGGCGAACTTGACCACGAGGTCGCGCCGCGTGAACCCGCGCGCGAGCCGGATCGCCGTCATCGTCGCCTCTGTGCCGGTGGAGACCATGCGGATGCGCTCGGCCGCGGGCACGCGCCCGATCACCAGCTCCGCGAGCGCGGCCTCGTCAGGAGTCGAGGCGCCGAAGGACAGGCCCCGGTCCACCGCTGCATGCACTGCCGCCAGGACCTCGGGGACGGCGTGGCCCAGCAGCGCCGGGCCCCACGAGCACACGAGGTCCACGTACTCGCGCCCGTCGGCGTCGGTGACGTGCGGTCCCTTGGCGGAGACGAGGAAGCGGGGCGTCCCGCCCACGGAGCCGAACGCGCGCACGGGCGAGTTCACCCCTCCGGGCATGAGCGAGCGGGCACGGGCGAAGAGGTCCTCGGAGGTGGTCATGCCCTCCATTCTCCCCTACGGGCCGGCCTGGAAACGTCGGCGTGCCGACCCTTGCGGCGACGCACGACGGCGGCCGCGCACCCCGCGCGGGCCGGGGCGCGCCGTCGTGCTCATCAGGCGCACGAGGTGAGGGCGTGTGCGGCCGCCTACGCGAGCATGTCTGCCACGAGGGGGGCGACCTTGGTCCCGTAGAGCTCGATGCTCTTCATCATGGCCGCGTGCGGGAGGGTGCCGTTCGAGTACTTGAGGTCGAAGCGCTCGGTGCCGAGGGCCCGGTGGGTGTCCGCGATCTTCCGGGCCACGGTCTCGGGCGAGCCGACGTAGATGGCACCGCCGCGGGAGGCGAGGGCATTGAACTCGGTCCGGCTGCCCGGGCCCCAGCCGCGCTCGGCGCCGATCTTGTTCCTCGACGCGAGCCAATGCGGAAACAGTTCCTCCTTGGCCTGTTCGTCGGTCTCGGCGACATGGCCGGGCGAGTGGGTGCCGAGCTCCGTGTAAGGGCGGTTGAACTTCTCAAGCGAGCGCTTGTAGAGCTCGACGTAGGGGGCGAAGCGCGCGGGCTCGCCGCCGATGATCGCGAACATGACCGGATAGCCGTACTGTGCCGCGCGGACCACCGACTGGGGCGTTCCGCCCACGCCGATCCATGTGGGCAGCAGGCCGCCCTCGAGGTGGGGGTAGGCGGTGAGCCCGCTGATCGGGCCCCGGTGGCGGCCCTCCCAGTGGACCGGCCTCTGCGAGCGGACGCGGTCAAAGAGCTCGAGCTTCTCCTCGAAGAGCGTCTCGTAGTCCTCGAGGTCGAAGCCGAAGAGCGGGAACGACTCGATGAAGGAACCGCGACCGAGGATCACCTCGGCGCGGCCGTTCGAGAGGGCGTCGAGGGTCGCGAAGCGCTGGAAGACGCGGACGGGGTCGTCGGAGGAGAGCACCGTGACGGCCGAGCCGAGTCGGAGGTTCTCGGTCCGGGAGGCGATCGCCGCAAGCACGACCTCGGGGGCGGAGACCGCGAAGTCCTTGCGGTGGTGCTCGCCGACGTCGAACGAGTGGAGCCCCACCTGGTCGGCGAGGACTGCCTCGTCGACGAGCTCGCGGATCACCTGCGCGTGCGGCTTCGGCTCGCCGTCGTCGCCGAGGCCGACGTCGCCGAAGGTGTTCAGGCCGAGGAGGACGGGGGGCGCCGGGTCAGTCGTTCCATGCATATGCATTCAAACCGCCGTCTCCCCCGGATCATTCCCGCGCTCAGTCCTCGCGGAGCCAGCGCGCAATCTCCGCAGCCCAGTACGTGAGCACCATGCTCGCCCCGGCCCGGCGGATGCCGAGCACCGACTCGAGGATGGACGACTTCCGGTCGATCCAGCCATTCGCCGCGGCGGCCTCGATCATCGAGTACTCCCCCGAGATCTGGTAGGCGGCCACCGGGACGGGGCTCATCGCGGCGACGTCGGCGAGGATGTCGAGGTAGCTCATGGCCGGCTTGACCATGACCATGTCCGCGCCCTCCTCGAGGTCCAGCTCGACCTCGAGCAGCGCCTCGCGCCGGTTCGCGGCGTCCATCTGGTACGTGCGGCGGTCGCCCTGCAGCTGGGAGTCGACGGCCTCACGGAACGGGCCGTAGAAGGCGGAGGCGTACTTCGCAGCGTAGGCGAGGACCGCGACGTCCTGACGGCCCGCGGCGTCGAGCGCCTGGCGGATCACGGCGACCTGACCGTCCATCATGCCGCTCGGCCCGAGCACGTGCGCACCGGCCTCGGCCTGCGCTACGGCCATCTGGCCGTAGATCTCGAGGGTCGCGTCGTTGTCCACGCGGCCGTCCGCGTCCAGGACACCGCAGTGGCCGTGGTCGGTGAACTCGTCGAGGCACACGTCGCTCATCACCACGAGCGAGTCCCCGACTTCCTCCCGAACGGCGCGGATGCCGGCGTTGAGGATTCCGTCCGGGTCCAGGCCCGCGGTCCCCTCGGCGTCCCGCTCCTCGGGCACGCCGAACAGCATGATGCCGCCGAGGCCCAGCTCGGCCGCCTCGGACGCCGCGCGCCGGAGCGTGTCCAGCGTGTGCTGCACGACGCCGGGCATCGCCTGGATAGGCTGCGGCTCGGTGAGCCCCTCCCGGACGAACGCGGGCAGGATGAGCTCGGCGGGGTGCAGTCGCGTCTCGGCGACCATGCGGCGAATCGCCGGGGTCTGCCGCAGGCGGCGGGGACGGTGGGTGGGGAAGCTCATGGCGTCTCCTTCTGTGCGGCAGGTGAGTGGGCGACGGCGCGGGCCACGGCATCTACGATGCCTTCCGGGGTGGGCCTCGCCGCGGTGGCCGCGGCGGGGATGCCGAGCCGCTCCAGCTCGGCGGCGGTCGGCTCGCCGATCGCAATGAGCCGGGTCGCCTCGAGGGGGCGCAGGACGGCGTGGATGCGGCGCGCCGCACTCGGGGAGGCGGCCACGACGGCGTCGAGCCTCCCTGCGGCGAGCTCGCGGCTCGCCTCGTCCGGGGTGAGCACGACGGCGGGCGCCTCCTGCCCGGCCGGCTCGCCGACCGCGAGGCCCTCCACGAGGCGCAGGGACGGGTCCGCGGGGTAGTCGACCGTGCGGTAGGCGGTGACCGTGTCCACGGCCCAGCCGCGGGCGTCGAGGCCCTCGGCGAGCGTCGGGGCAGCGAGGTCGCTCTGCGGGATGAGCACGCGGGTGATGCCGGCGCCGTCGCCGCCGGCGGCGCCCCCGTCGTCCGCCATCGCCCACAGCTCGACGAGCCCCTCGGCGGACTGCTTGCCCTCCGGTGCGAGGTCCACGCGCAGGCCCTCGGCCTCGATGACCCTGCGGGAACTCGGGCCGATGGTCGCGATCCGGACGCCCGGCGGCACGAGGCCCGGGAGCCCGACGCCGCGGGCCGCCGCGACCTCCTTGAGCGCACGGACCGTCGTGATGCTCGAGATGACGAGCCACCCGTACTCCCCGGCGGCGAGCCGGCCGAGGGCCGCGGCGAGCGCCTCCTGGTCGTGGGCGCGCTCGAAGTCGATGAGCGGCAGCAGCAGCGGCTCGCCGCCTGCTTCCGCGAGCGCCCGCGCCATCGCCCCCGCCCGGTCGGGTGTGCGGGTCAGCAGGACCCGCACACCCGCAAGGGGTGACCCGTCAACACCGGGATGTGACCCCTCACCGCTCGCGCTCATGAGGCGCCGAGATCAGCAAGGTCACCGGCACCCTGGGCGAGCAGTTCCTCAGCCAGCTCGATTCCGAGGAGGGTCGCGCCGACCTCGGTGAGCCCGTCGGTGGCCTTGTTCAGGCGGAGGGACTTCGTCCCGTCCACCGCGCAGACGATCGCGTCGAGGTGCAGCATGCTGCCCTTGCGCCGGGCGAACGCGCCGACGGGCGCCGCGCAGCCTGCCTCGAGGCGGGCGAGGAGGGCCCGCTCGGCGGTCACGGCGAGGCGGGTGTCGGCGTCGTCTATCGCCGCGAGGGCGTGGGCGAGCACGCCTCCGTCCGCGGCTGGCCCGCCGGCCGCGCCCCCGTGGGCCG is a window encoding:
- a CDS encoding ABC transporter substrate-binding protein — encoded protein: MKLKSPKWLAVPAAAILALTLAACGGGSATPSGSPTDALKGSDQQALDKYTTATVTPVDKIDTSKLGLITPGTIKVGTLSDAPPNIFIDKDGNFTGYDNELLKAMAAKLGLKVEFVSTKFQSLLAQVSTKQFDMGSSSISTTDARRETVAFTNGYDFGYMAIVVKDGAKVKTFDDLKAGVRIGVVQGTVQDDFVTNTLKLDPVRFPDYNTVYASVKSGQVDAWVAPSQQAEGQVKAGDGTTIAQKKVNTQNFTAYAVAKDNQPLVDALNSALDAVVADGTWSKLTAQWYPDRPTLKEQTPEGWKPGSKAVQVGTAK
- the hemL gene encoding glutamate-1-semialdehyde 2,1-aminomutase, producing the protein MTTSEDLFARARSLMPGGVNSPVRAFGSVGGTPRFLVSAKGPHVTDADGREYVDLVCSWGPALLGHAVPEVLAAVHAAVDRGLSFGASTPDEAALAELVIGRVPAAERIRMVSTGTEATMTAIRLARGFTRRDLVVKFAGCYHGHVDGLLAAAGSGVATLALPGSAGVTAATAAETLVLPYNDLDAVEAAFAEHGHRIAAVITEAAPANMGVVTPGEGFNEGLRRVTAEHGALLIMDEVLTGFRVGPGGYWGLTGQREGWAPDLFTFGKVIGGGMPVAALGGRAEIMDYLAPLGPVYQAGTLSGNPVAMAAGVATLSLATDAVYAHIDARSAELSAALSAALAAEGVDHSIQRAGNLFSVAFGTSKHGVRDYADAQAQEAFRYGPFFHSMLDSGVYLPPSVFEAWFLSAAHDDAAMNRVVDALPAAARAAAAALPGA
- a CDS encoding LysE family translocator — protein: MDLTPLFGFAAISLTLALTPGADWAYTIAAGLRPGSPAPSVAGLCAGYVVHTALVAAGLGMLLAARPDLVAWLSVAGALYLLWLGFTTARGWRAAGFTAAPAASLPSGEPLDAAVRPRGAVRDFLLGLGTSGINPKALLLFAAVMPQFIRPESPLPVVAQTTAMGLTHLGFTVVVYSLVAVGARRLLAARPRRAQTVTLVSGVLMLVIGGALLAEQAVALAGGWIA
- a CDS encoding Lrp/AsnC family transcriptional regulator, whose product is MIDAIDRSILRELQRDGRMTATALASEVGLTVAPCHRRLKELESSGVIRGYRAEVDPAKVGLGFGAMVFVTLRETSTDAIRAFEDAVVAEPQIIEGYRLFGDPDFLLRCVAEDLPGYQRLYDQHLAALPGVAKLTSTIVMRDLKGAGGLPL
- a CDS encoding uroporphyrinogen-III synthase; its protein translation is MRVLLTRTPDRAGAMARALAEAGGEPLLLPLIDFERAHDQEALAAALGRLAAGEYGWLVISSITTVRALKEVAAARGVGLPGLVPPGVRIATIGPSSRRVIEAEGLRVDLAPEGKQSAEGLVELWAMADDGGAAGGDGAGITRVLIPQSDLAAPTLAEGLDARGWAVDTVTAYRTVDYPADPSLRLVEGLAVGEPAGQEAPAVVLTPDEASRELAAGRLDAVVAASPSAARRIHAVLRPLEATRLIAIGEPTAAELERLGIPAAATAARPTPEGIVDAVARAVAHSPAAQKETP
- a CDS encoding LLM class flavin-dependent oxidoreductase — translated: MHGTTDPAPPVLLGLNTFGDVGLGDDGEPKPHAQVIRELVDEAVLADQVGLHSFDVGEHHRKDFAVSAPEVVLAAIASRTENLRLGSAVTVLSSDDPVRVFQRFATLDALSNGRAEVILGRGSFIESFPLFGFDLEDYETLFEEKLELFDRVRSQRPVHWEGRHRGPISGLTAYPHLEGGLLPTWIGVGGTPQSVVRAAQYGYPVMFAIIGGEPARFAPYVELYKRSLEKFNRPYTELGTHSPGHVAETDEQAKEELFPHWLASRNKIGAERGWGPGSRTEFNALASRGGAIYVGSPETVARKIADTHRALGTERFDLKYSNGTLPHAAMMKSIELYGTKVAPLVADMLA
- the hemB gene encoding porphobilinogen synthase; protein product: MSFPTHRPRRLRQTPAIRRMVAETRLHPAELILPAFVREGLTEPQPIQAMPGVVQHTLDTLRRAASEAAELGLGGIMLFGVPEERDAEGTAGLDPDGILNAGIRAVREEVGDSLVVMSDVCLDEFTDHGHCGVLDADGRVDNDATLEIYGQMAVAQAEAGAHVLGPSGMMDGQVAVIRQALDAAGRQDVAVLAYAAKYASAFYGPFREAVDSQLQGDRRTYQMDAANRREALLEVELDLEEGADMVMVKPAMSYLDILADVAAMSPVPVAAYQISGEYSMIEAAAANGWIDRKSSILESVLGIRRAGASMVLTYWAAEIARWLRED
- a CDS encoding amino acid ABC transporter ATP-binding protein; this translates as MTSQFSSGSLEARGIHLAFGSNRVLRGIDLKVPSGTTASVIGPSGSGKSTLLRVMNRLIEPQAGDILLDGKSVLKDNPDELRRRIGMVFQQFNLFPHKTVGDNVAFALRKLRRMSRDQARDEALKQLDLVGLKHKADVRPATLSGGQQQRVAIARALAMEPEVMFFDEATSALDPELVKGILALMADLATGGMTMVVVTHEMGFSRNVSDSVSFMDGGVVVESGAPAQLFDDPQTDRLKRFLSDVL
- a CDS encoding amino acid ABC transporter permease codes for the protein MDYLTKLGETFFNWKVIGEVLPQLFTVGLPNTLVLALASGVIGTVLGMLLALMGIARNPVARWIARVYTDVFRGLPAILTILAIGLGFGPIVRELTGVTSPYPLGIAALSLISAAYIGEIFRSGIQSVEKGQLEAARALGFGYGPSMRLIVVPQGVRRVLPALVNQFIALIKDSSLVFTLGLLSSERELFQIGQDEAARTGNLSGYVAAAIFYLAMTIPLTHLVNWIDARLRTGRAQSRAEKAEPDEAAAVVGKGAE